The DNA sequence GCCGACCTCTACGGGGCGCTAGATGTGCCAGGAGAGGGATGACCGCAGAGCGACCTGGAAGCCGAAATGGGCGTGAGGACTTCTACTGGCGCTGGGGAAGAAGAGTTGAGCGCAGCTCCTGAGGGTTGACCCCGTTTGGCCTGCTCTCTTTGAGCCGGCCTCACGCATCTTCCCCTCAACATCCCAGAGAAGAAGGAACCGCTTGAAAAGCAAGGCACCCGGTATCAACGCGGGCGCCTTTTCGCTTCTCCTGATGGGCATAAATGATTTTTAAGAAAAAACAGGATAGTATTTACGTTCAGAACATACCACACGCGTCAAGACCTCTCGGAGGAGGACTTCCCACTTCACCGGTAGGGCCTCCGCCACTTTCGCCCTGGGGTTGGAAAAACCCCGCAAGCTCTGAGGGTGCAGGTACAGCGACACCCGGTGGGCCACACATCCCAGATCCGTCTCCTGCGCTTTAGGACAGCTGAGCAGAGCAGTCACCCGCTTCCCTGCAGCATCGGGACAACCTGCAGCTTGTGCTGAGCTGCTTCCTGAAGGGTTGGGGATCTCCGGTTTCTCCAGGCCGGGAGCCTCAAGCGTCGGACGTCTCCGCTTGTCACGCTTCACGCTGCCCGAGAGCGGAGGCAGGGGGTACGTTGTGGGGGTCAGCCCCTGGAGGCCACAAGGTACGTCTGACGCGCTGGGAGAAGCGTCAAGCCCTGTATCCCGGCTTTGTCGAGTTGACGGCTTGCCTCAGCATTTGGCGCAAACTCACCCCCGATGCACCGCTTAAAACATCTTCCGAGTAGGCCAGTAGGGGTGCGCGGCAATGAGGAAACTGCCCGTCCCTGCAGCGGGGTCCTGAATGCGGTCCTCGCCCGCCCGTCGGCTTCATCGACGCGACAATCGCGTCGGTCGGGGGCCTGGGCGTGAAGTACTGGCCTGCGCCGCTCTTCTTCTCGTCGGCGTTCTTCGCGAGTAGACCTTTATACAGGTCCCCGCAGCCTTCCTCGCGGGCGCTGTACCAGTCCAGAGCACGGATGTCCGTCACGGACTTGCGGATCGTCACAAGCTTGCGGATGAAGCTGCTGGCGTCCGCGTAGATCTGCCGAACAAGCGGTGAGCCCTTCGTGCCCAGCTCCAGCAGGGTACGGCGGTAACGCCCGAACAGGCCCGGGGCGCTCAGGTTCAGCGGGTCGCCTCAGCGGTACCCCCATCCGGCAGCTGGTCTTCTGTACCAGTCTTCTTGGCCAGCTTCAGGAACAGCAGATAGATCAGTTCCGTGACGTACTGGCGGTAGGTCGCGCCGTCATTCCAGCGGTTCCAGAGTTTCTGGACGACATCGGCTGTTTTGATCATGGGGCCTTGAGGGGTGGGGAGAGGTCGGTGTTCTGAGCGAGCCCCGGACACTGGCCTGGAACCGAACGGCTTTATGGCATTTGTCCGAATTACGCCGTCGTTGGGAAGGTACCCCTCATGGCGCCATTCTCCCCAATGCGCATTCAACCTCGCTCGCCGGGCGCCGTCAAAAAGAAGTCCTCCCTTTGACAAATGCTCGAGGAGCCCTGCTCCAGGCGTGCCGGATCAGCGCGTCACCCGGAGACCTCCCTGGCTTCCACCGGGTAATCCATGACCACCACGCTCTCCACGAGGCCGTCCAGCCACTGCACGAAGGCCTGGTGCGCTGGATGGGGCAAATAGCCCTTGAGGGCGTCCCGATCTTCAAAGGTGATTCGCAGGCCCAGGGTGTAATCGTGAATGTTCTGAACTTCTTCCGTTTCATTGATGCCTGCGGAGAGACCAACAATGCCCGGAATCTGCTCCCTGAACTCCAGGATGGCCCCCACCAGCTCTGTTTGCTTTTCGGGAGACAGCGGCTCCTTGAATCGGAAAATGACGATGTGCTCGAACATAACGTCCACATCCTTTCACAGCTCCCAGACATTGGAGTGGTCCTGGAAAAGCACCCCACCATACGGACCCAGGGGCCGGTGAATCGTTGCGAAGGGAAGGGTCACGCCTGAGACGCACCTCTTCCCCGCTCGGGCGGATGCGGCCCACACCGCCTGCGTCAGCTGAGCCACCGCGAAATCCAGCAGACCGCCGAACACCTCACTTCATACGGTTTGCGGGATCATCCGTTCCCTCCCCTCCGCTCGGGTCATTCTGTCGTTTCGCAACTGACCAACCGCAATCCTTACGAAACAGATAGAGAGCTGGAGTTCCGCAGCGTCAGGGCCTACGGAACTCCAGCCTGGTCCCATGGCCGTCGTCACACCGGCGCGCAGCGGCCAGATCGGTTCCTCGCGTGTCATGCTGGCCCACTCACCGTTCGTGCGCTGGGCGCGGTGCAGCACCCGCTCCTGGGTGCTGCTGGGCAGGGCGCGGCCAGTGAGGAGGTCCGTCACGCCCTGGAGAGTTCGCACCCGGTTATGTGGCCGCTAAGGGCTGATCTGCACGCTCCAGATTGATTGCCTGCAGTCGCGCGAGCACCTCGTCCTCGGAGAGCGGCCACTCCCAGCCGTACGCCGCGACCACCGCAGGGCAAGAAGGCATGCAGATTTCGTCCTGGTGCAAGCGTCCCGCCACTCCTCCCTCTGGGCAGGGTTCGACGAACTCAACGTCGAGCCAGTATTCGGTATCTCTAATGTTGTGGCCCTCCAGCTCCAGCACGTTGCACCGCGCCTTCCATGCTCTGGCCTGGGCTTCCTCGTGAGCATCCAAGTCACGGCAGGCCTCACCTGGGACGTCCTGGGCCAGCTGTGCGGTACACTGGCAGAACAACCCTGATTCTTCTGAATCAGGTGCCGGCGGCCATACGTCGAACTGGAGGAGCCTGCTACCGCAGGCTCCTCCATGTTGTTTTCCCCAGCGAGGTCCTTATGCGCCGTGATCATCCTCAGCAGAAGTCGCTCCGCCCCCTCTTTCGTCTCACCCGCCCCCACACCGTTGGTGGTCCATGAGCCTTCTGGACCTCTCCGCCCTCCTGGTCTGCGTCACCGCGGCCCTGGCCTTCGTGAACGCCCGGTTTCTCAAGTTGCCTGCCTCCATCGGCGTCACGGTGGGGGGGCTGCTGATCAGCCTGGCCCTGCTCGCGCTCGTGGCCCTGCGCGTTCCTTTCGCCCTGTCCGCGGCCGAAGCCGCACGGGGAATTTCGTTTGACGTCTTCGTGTTCGAGGGTGTGCTGTCCTTTTTGCTGTTTGCTGGGGCCCTCAGCCTCAACTCACATGCCCTGTGGAGTTTGCGCGGCCCAGTGATCTCTTTTGCACTGCTGTCCACCGCCATATCCACGGGGCTGATGGGCGGCGCACTGTACGGCCTGCTGCGCCTGTTTGGACTCGGGGTCCCTTTCGTCTACTGCCTGCTCTTCGGGGCCCTCATTTCGCCCACCGACCCAGTGGCAGTACTCGGAATGCTTAAGCAGGCCAAGGTGCCCAAGCGCATCGAAACGCTGGTCGCCGGTGAAAGTCTGTTCAACGATGGCGTGGGGGTGGTGGCCTTTGCCGTGCTGGCGAGTATCGCCGCCGCAGGAACTGGCGGTCACAGCCCAGAGCTGAGTGCGCTGGGTGTCCTGACCTTGTTTGCTCAGGAAGCCGTCGGCGGACTGCTGCTCGGCGCCATTCTGGGGCTGGTGGCCTACCTGGCCCTGCGGTCTGTGCATGACTTTGTGGTCGAGGTACTGCTGACCTTGGGTCTGGTTCTGGCCTGTACAGCAGTGGCGACGCACCTCCATGTTTCTGCCCCACTGGCCGCTGTGGCTGCAGGACTCCTGGTCGGCTCTCTTACGGATCGCCGCCCGGCCAGCTTGAGCAGCCGCGAGAAATTCGATGCTTTCTGGCACCTGACGGACGAGTTGCTTAACATCTTCCTGTTTGCCCTGCTGGCCTTGGTCGTCGTGGCGGTGGATTTCAGCGGTACAGCGCTGGTGCTGGGATTGATCACCATCCCACTGCTGCTGCTGATTCGCACGGTGAGCGTGCAGGTGCCCGTGTGGTTCTTGAACCGGCGCCATACTTTTGCGCCCTATACACGTCGCCTGATGATCTGGGGCGGGCTGCGTGGGGCAATCAGCGTGGCGCTGGCCTTTACGGTGCCGGCTGGCCAGGCGCGTGACCTCTTCCTGGTAATGACCTACGTGGTGGTGGTCTTCAGCATCATCGTGCAAGGGTTGACGGTGGGCCGTCTGGCTGCGCGGGCGGGGGAACAGGGGGCGTAAACACCAGATTGATGGTGCACCGGGTGGATCGCTTGCCACGGGGGCCGGCTTCCAGACCCCGAGTGATGAGAGAACAGCAACCTGTCCTGGTCGAAATTCCTCCCGACACCCCTGCGCCCGGGAAACCGCTCACCTATGGCAAGTGACCCACCAGGCAGCTCGGCTGAAGGCCTACAAAGGCGCTCCAGGCCAACCAATGGTGGCAAGAGGGGTTCAGGGCGTTCCGACTGTAGGTCGCCGATTTCGTCGTGCCACAGCGCAAAAAGGCACTTCCCTTCGCTCAGTTTTCAACCCTTGGCCTACGCGCTGTAGCACGTCCTGGTGCTCCTCCAAGCCGGGGAGAGGGGAGAACTCTGGAGCCGTTTCCTGACCCAGGACGTGCTTCAGCATGGTGCTGCCCAAAGAGAGCGGGGAACGGGAGTCGAGAAGAATCCCGCCGATTTGTATACTGCACTCTCCACCTCAAAACATTTGGAATTGACGACGTGTTCCACCCGCATTCCAGGCAATGAACGGGCGACACGCCCGCACCAGGGGCCCTGCCTGGAGGCCTTACCTCCAGCTTGTGAGGCGCCTGTGGTGATCGGTCAACCCCCTGTGCCTTGAAGCAGTGGTGACGCCGGGACCGAGGAGGATCCGTGGGCAGGGCACTTGTCCCTCGTGTTGGCCAGCAAGCCGCGTATGGTGGTCTTACTGAACGAACGTTCAGCTTGTTATGTCCATGGAACGCCCACTGCTCAGCGGCCAAAACGCTCTTTGCCTGGCGGCTGCCGCATGGGTCGGCCGAAGCCTGCGCCGCCCTTCCCACAACTCGGATATCACGGCATCCCATCACCCCTCCCACCACGGGACCGGCCTGCCTGACTCCAGGGCACCCGCACCTCAGTTCTGTCCGGCCGGAACCCCACCGAAGGAGAATCCAGTGCACACCACGTCAACAGGGTCCCCGCTCCACCACATCCTGATCGGCAAAGTACTTCTTACCCGTGAGGGCAGCGCTGCTCTACCGAGCGCCGCAGCTGGAGTGTGCCGATGAGGACCGTGCTGCTGACGGGCGGATCAGGTCTGCTTGGCCAACGAGTTATCCCGCATCTCCTGTCGCACGGCGCCCAGCTGCGCCTGATCAGCCGCCGCCCGGGCCGGGAAATGCCGAGCGTAACCTGGATCCAGGGCGACCTGCGCGACCCCGTTGCCTGCCAGCAGGCCCTGGACGGCGCGGACACCCTGTTGCATCTGGCGACCCAACCCCTCAAGGCCGGTGCAGACCTCGCCGTGGCCGATACCCTGTTCCCGGCCCTTTGCCGCAGTGGGGTCCAGCACGTGGCGTACATGAGCATCACTGGCCTGGAACGCATGCAGGGTGCCGCGTACTACCGCGAGAAGCTGGAAATCGAGCAGCGGCTCAAAGGCAGTGGGGTGCCCTTTACCATCCAGCGGTCCACGCAATTCCATGAATTCGTCGCTCAATTGCTGCAGCAGCTGACCCTGGGCCCGGTCACGCTGGTTCCGGCCGGTGTGATCCTGCAACCGGTCGGGGCACAGGTCGTCGCCCAGCGCCTGGCGCAGCTCACACTCGGTGAACCGGCCGGCCGGGTGCCCGACCTCGCTGGCCCGGACGCCGCCAGCCTCACGACCCTCGCCCGGCAACGGCCGGGCCGGGCTGGTCAGAACGCCGTCATCCCGCTCCCTCTGCCGATCCCGCTGTTCCGGGCGTGGCAGGGACGGGCCGCGGTCGCCAGCGACGCCGAGGTCGTTGGTGAAGGCTGGGCGTCGTGGCTGACCGCCTCCCAGCGTGAAACCACAGGGGCCACATCCGCATGACTCCTCGTGTGCGTTTGCTGATTCCTTTGGCCCTGACATATCTGGGCGCCACCTCCCTGCTCGTCGGGGTCTGGGCCCAGTTTTTTCCACGTGCATTCTACGACCGGTTCCCTGGATTCGGCGTGTGGGTGGCCGGCGACGGACCTTACAACGAACACCTCGTGCGTGACGTCGGCGGTCTGAATCTCAGTCTGGCCGTGCTCGCCTGGTTCGCGTGGCAAAACCCGGCGCGGATGGACGTCCGCATCGTCGGCTGGACTGCCCTGATGTACGCCGTCCCGCATTTCGTCTACCACGCCAAGCACCTGCACACCCTCACGACCCACGCGGACGAACTCAGCAGCCTGGTTGGCCTCATCACCGCCGCCGCGTGTGCGCTCATCCTGACCCGCTCCGCCCCACGCTGACCGGGGGAAAAAACCCTCAGGACCCGCAGCGCCCCGGGTGTCCTCAGCACCACGGCCCTTCACCAAAGAAGGCTGACATGAATACGCCGTTGCGCCGGAACAATTCAGACCCACCCGAGTTTCGGAACGTTGCCGCACTTGGCGCTCCGCAGGCTGCGCCCGAACTCCTGGCACGGCTCCCCAGTTGGCTGCTCTCTGGAGCTCCTGCGCGGTTGGCTCCGGTCACCCTCCTGGAATGGGCGACGCCCCACCTTGCGCGGGCAATGCGGGTGAATGCCCCATTTGTGACGCCCCAGGCAGACATCACCTTGCGAACCTGCAGCACAGGCCGCAGTCTTACCATCCTCCGCGGCGGCTACCTCACGACGTGACGTTCCGTACCGACGTGCGATCCGGCATGCTGGTCTACACCGTTACGCCGCGCGGCCCCAGGCCCCGCGGCAACGTGGTCTACATCCACGGAGGTGGATGGGTGAATCAGATCCTGCCGCTGCACTGGCGGCTCACTGCGCAGATCGCGGCAGAGGTCTGCACGACCGTCACCGTCCCGATCTACCCGAAGGTGCCTGGCGGGACGGCCGACACGGTGGCCAGGTCGGTGGTTCAACTGGTCCTGGACAGCATCTGCCAGGGCGAACCCACCGGACTTTCCGGGGACTCGGCGGGTGGTCAGATCGCGCTTTCCGCGGCTCTCGTGCTCAGAGGCGACCACGGCACCGTGCTGCCCCAGACCGTACTGATCTCACCCGCACTGGACCTGACGTTCACCAACCCGGATATTGCGAGGGTTCAACCGCGGGATCCGCTGATCGCCAGCGAAGGTGCAGGGGTCTTCACCCAGTTGTGGCAGGGGCAGCTCCCGCTGACCGACCCGCGGGTTAGCCCCCTGTTCGGCGACCTCAAAGACCTCGGTCCAATCACAGTGCTGTCCGGAACGCACGACATTCTCAACCCGGACGCCCGAC is a window from the Deinococcus hopiensis KR-140 genome containing:
- a CDS encoding cation:proton antiporter; the protein is MSLLDLSALLVCVTAALAFVNARFLKLPASIGVTVGGLLISLALLALVALRVPFALSAAEAARGISFDVFVFEGVLSFLLFAGALSLNSHALWSLRGPVISFALLSTAISTGLMGGALYGLLRLFGLGVPFVYCLLFGALISPTDPVAVLGMLKQAKVPKRIETLVAGESLFNDGVGVVAFAVLASIAAAGTGGHSPELSALGVLTLFAQEAVGGLLLGAILGLVAYLALRSVHDFVVEVLLTLGLVLACTAVATHLHVSAPLAAVAAGLLVGSLTDRRPASLSSREKFDAFWHLTDELLNIFLFALLALVVVAVDFSGTALVLGLITIPLLLLIRTVSVQVPVWFLNRRHTFAPYTRRLMIWGGLRGAISVALAFTVPAGQARDLFLVMTYVVVVFSIIVQGLTVGRLAARAGEQGA
- a CDS encoding SAM-dependent DNA methyltransferase translates to MIKTADVVQKLWNRWNDGATYRQYVTELIYLLFLKLAKKTGTEDQLPDGGTAEATR
- a CDS encoding alpha/beta hydrolase fold domain-containing protein, yielding MTFRTDVRSGMLVYTVTPRGPRPRGNVVYIHGGGWVNQILPLHWRLTAQIAAEVCTTVTVPIYPKVPGGTADTVARSVVQLVLDSICQGEPTGLSGDSAGGQIALSAALVLRGDHGTVLPQTVLISPALDLTFTNPDIARVQPRDPLIASEGAGVFTQLWQGQLPLTDPRVSPLFGDLKDLGPITVLSGTHDILNPDARLLARNAKDAGTALELIEQPGGLHVYPLLPTRSGRAAWAFIVERWQMACCP
- a CDS encoding Dabb family protein; the encoded protein is MFEHIVIFRFKEPLSPEKQTELVGAILEFREQIPGIVGLSAGINETEEVQNIHDYTLGLRITFEDRDALKGYLPHPAHQAFVQWLDGLVESVVVMDYPVEAREVSG
- a CDS encoding SDR family oxidoreductase, giving the protein MRTVLLTGGSGLLGQRVIPHLLSHGAQLRLISRRPGREMPSVTWIQGDLRDPVACQQALDGADTLLHLATQPLKAGADLAVADTLFPALCRSGVQHVAYMSITGLERMQGAAYYREKLEIEQRLKGSGVPFTIQRSTQFHEFVAQLLQQLTLGPVTLVPAGVILQPVGAQVVAQRLAQLTLGEPAGRVPDLAGPDAASLTTLARQRPGRAGQNAVIPLPLPIPLFRAWQGRAAVASDAEVVGEGWASWLTASQRETTGATSA
- a CDS encoding N-6 DNA methylase, with the translated sequence MTIRKSVTDIRALDWYSAREEGCGDLYKGLLAKNADEKKSGAGQYFTPRPPTDAIVASMKPTGGRGPHSGPRCRDGQFPHCRAPLLAYSEDVLSGASGVSLRQMLRQAVNSTKPGYRA